The Solanum lycopersicum chromosome 6, SLM_r2.1 genome has a window encoding:
- the LOC101244294 gene encoding endoplasmic reticulum junction formation protein lunapark-like, with amino-acid sequence MATESEKDLGDTAGAAPVTSTDNEAKTKKKKKKGLLSRMWNSLFGSHKDDFEKRLQHISKEEAAVIARTVKRSHSWKRMSRHLIILSVLFEVIAMAYAIMTTRSLELNWKMRALRVLPMFLLPGLSFFTYSTLRSFTRMKEQRDQKTLERLRAERQAKIDELKEKTNFYITQQLIQRYDPDPASKAAAATVLASKLGADTGLKVYLGDESKFNVPAGTSNDVAIQQSAGLRNRKQARSGSAGSAVLDHREGEMLHDLQLEGSIMNQHQQMIVEHYNPTSVSTQDGGWLARIAALLVGEDPTQSYALICSNCHMHNGLARKEELPYITYYCPHCNALNGPKPLADGTSSLLNMASTTIVADADLVKQDSGSIAERDSASSSPAGETTEGNSIVSESSSPAVVATATTEDENIVSASSSPAVAALETPEGDHIGSSISSS; translated from the exons ATGGCTACAGAGTCTGAAAAAGATCTTGGTGATACTGCTGGCGCTGCACCTGTCACATCTACAGATAATGAAGCaaagacaaaaaagaaaaagaaaaagggactATTGTCAAGAATGTGGAACAGTCTATTTGGTTCACACAAAGATGACTTTGAGAAGAGATTGCAACATATTTCCAAGGAGGAGGCTGCTGTTATTGCCAGAACAGTTAAGCGATCTCATAGTTGGAAAAGGATGAGTAGGCATCTCATTATACTTTCTGTACTTTTCGAG GTTATTGCAATGGCTTATGCTATTATGACAACAAGATCACTTGAGCTAAACTGGAAAATGAGAGCATTGCGGGTTTTACCGATGTTTCTTTTGCCCGGATTATCCTTTTTTACATATTCGACGCTTAGAAGCTTCACGAGAATGA AAGAACAAAGGGATCAGAAAACTTTGGAAAGGCTTCGAGCTGAAAGGCAAGCCAAGATTGATGAACTCAAAGAGAAGACAAATTTCTATATAACGCAGCAGCTCATTCAG AGATATGACCCTGACCCAGCATCTAAGGCAGCTGCAGCCACTGTGCTTGCATCCAAGCTCGGTGCAGATACTGGCTTAAAAGTTTATCTGGGAGATGAATCTAAGTTTAATGTCCCTGCCGGAACGAGCAATGATGTAGCAATTCAGCAGTCTGCTGGACTGAGAAATAGGAAGCAAGCTAGATCTGGAAGCGCAGGGAGTGCTGTTTTGGATCATCGCGAAGGAGAAATGCTTCATGATCTCCAGCTTGAAGGTTCTATTATGAACCAACATCAGCAAATGATTGTTGAGCATTACAATCCTACCTCTGTGAGTACACAAGATGGGGGATGGCTTGCACGAATTGCAGCATTGCTTGTGGGAGAGGATCCAACCCAATCTTATGCTCTTATCTGCAGCAACTGTCATATGCACAATG GACTTGCTAGGAAAGAAGAACTCCCCTATATAACCTACTATTGCCCTCACTGCAATGCCCTGAATGGGCCTAAGCCACTAGCTGATGGCACCTCTAGTTTACTGAATATGGCATCCACAACCATTGTGGCCGATGCTGATTTGGTCAAGCAGGACAGTGGATCCATTGCAGAGAGAGACTCTGCAAGTAGCAGCCCTGCAGGGGAAACAACAGAAGGTAACAGTATAGTCTCGGAAAGTAGCAGCCCTGCAGTTGTTGCTACAGCAACAACAGAAGATGAAAATATAGTCTCCGCAAGTAGCAGCCCTGCAGTTGCTGCCCTGGAAACACCAGAAGGTGACCATATAGGCTCCAGTATTTCTAGCAGTTAA
- the LOC101257379 gene encoding stearoyl-[acyl-carrier-protein] 9-desaturase 6, chloroplastic-like, which yields MQTTNFSQFNLPSILCRKTTSSRRLSPVLAVASPTITSPSRHQVTHSMPPEKLEIFRSLEPWVSENILPFLKPVEKCWQPIEFLPDPSQGPEQFEEEVRALRQRVLGLSDEYFVMLVGNMLTEDALPTYQTMINTLDGVRDETGSSPCPWAIWTRAWTAEENRHGDLLRTYLYLSGRVDMLMVDKTLQYLIGAGVDIRLENNPYLGFVYTSFQERATCSSHGNMARLATQGGDPMLARMCGAIAADEKRHEHAYTRIVDKLLEVDPNATMLAIAHMMKMKIVMPMHLMYDGQDPNIFEHFSSIIERQGIYTSRHYAEILEFFITRWELEKLQGLSGEARRAQDYVCRLPLRVRKLENRVKKIEPRQVKFSWIFNKQVNA from the exons ATGCAGACTACAAATTTCTCCCAATTCAACCTTCCATCGATACTCTGTCGCAAAACCACCTCATCACGGAGGTTATCTCCGGTCCTCGCGGTGGCTTCACCCACCATAACTTCTCCATCACGCCACCAGGTTACTCACTCAATGCCACCAGAGAAATTGGAAATCTTCAGGTCATTAGAACCTTGGGTTTCCGAAAACATCCTCCCCTTCCTCAAGCCCGTAGAGAAATGTTGGCAGCCCATTGAGTTTCTCCCTGACCCATCTCAAGGGCCCGAACAATTCGAGGAAGAGGTTCGGGCCCTAAGGCAACGAGTTTTAGGGCTTTCAGATGAGTACTTTGTCATGCTTGTGGGTAATATGCTAACTGAGGATGCTTTGCCTACTTATCAAACCATGATTAATACGTTAGATGGAGTACGCGATGAGACTGGATCAAGCCCGTGTCCATGGGCAATATGGACACGGGCATGGACAGCAGAGGAGAATCGACATGGCGATTTGCTAAGGACCTATCTTTATCTTTCAGGGAGAGTGGACATGTTGATGGTTGACAAGACACTACAATACTTGATTGGAGCTGGAGTA GACATCAGACTAGAGAACAATCCGTATTTGGGATTTGTGTACACGTCATTTCAAGAGCGAGCCACGTGTTCGTCACATGGAAATATGGCTAGGCTAGCTACACAAGGAGGAGACCCCATGCTAGCACGTATGTGTGGAGCCATTGCCGCGGATGAGAAGCGTCACGAACATGCCTACACAAGAATCGTTGACAAGTTGTTAGAAGTGGATCCAAATGCGACTATGCTAGCTATTGCACAcatgatgaagatgaagatcgTAATGCCGATGCATCTCATGTATGATGGGCAAGATCCAAATATATTTGAGCACTTCTCTTCCATTATTGAAAGGCAAGGAATCTACACATCTCGtcattatgctgaaatattagaattttttataaCACGATGGGAATTGGAAAAACTTCAAGGGTTGAGTGGCGAGGCAAGGCGTGCACAGGATTATGTGTGTCGACTTCCACTCAGGGTTAGGAAGTTGGAAAATAGAGTCAAGAAAATAGAGCCACGTCAAGTCAAGTTTAGTTGGATCTTTAACAAACAAGTGAACGCTTAG
- the LOC101257672 gene encoding agamous-like MADS-box protein AGL29 has translation MFASFTKRREGLYKKSSKLATEYNVDIGIMMISATGKPHSFFHPTFDAVISRFQNHDMQFGERTNLEANDARNEVNQLKTRLEELDVREDIAIAKKNSYEQMEETRQKGWWESTEQLNADEVFIFETWLNETSSNLHHRLNQLEIEASSSMRHESFGV, from the coding sequence ATGTTTGCTTCATTTACAAAGCGTCGTGAGGGTTTGTATAAAAAATCTAGCAAACTCGCTACAGAATACAATGTTGACATTGGAATAATGATGATTTCTGCTACTGGTAAGCCTCATTCCTTTTTTCACCCAACATTTGATGCAGTTATTTCTCGTTTTCAGAATCATGATATGCAGTTTGGTGAAAGGACAAATCTAGAGGCAAATGATGCTAGAAATGAAGTGAATCAACTCAAAACTAGGCTTGAAGAACTTGATGTCAGAGAAGACATTGCGATTGCTAAGAAAAATTCTTATGAACAAATGGAAGAAACAAGACAAAAAGGTTGGTGGGAGTCGACTGAGCAGCTCAATGCAGATGAAGTGTTCATATTTGAAACTTGGTTGAATGAAACTAGTTCTAACTTACACCATCGTTTAAATCAATTAGAAATTGAAGCTTCATCCTCAATGAGACATGAATCTTTTGGAGTGTGA